Proteins found in one Balneola vulgaris DSM 17893 genomic segment:
- a CDS encoding efflux RND transporter permease subunit: protein MGGLSKLAVQRPITFLMTSLILIGFGVFGVLQLRLNLYPDVSFPTITVYTSYEGVAPEDMETLITRPIEEQVGSISGIRRVRSLSSQGASVVKLSFNWGIDLYEAENDVRKQLSFVSRAIPRDAETPLVFSYDPNQEPIVVLAVTSDARSPRDLRTYATQILEQRIERVNGIASAETSGGLERQINVVIDNEKMRFYNLTIAQISNKLAAENIQIPAGQLTEGNTVYSLRTMGELKSVEQIKNTIVAVRDGQSLFLRDVAKVEDGIAQPIGNVKIDGKDGVILNVYRQSDANVVVASEAIIESLDEIKKSLPADVEVKILTDKAEFIKSSIQNLLLTGIQAIILVILILLAFLRSGRSALIIAISIPVSIITTFAVMDFAELSLNIISLSGLTLAVGLVVDDAVVVLENIFRFREEGYNRKDSAIMGAKEVAVPVVISTLTTLVVFLPILFVPGIAGFLFRDLALTISFSLSVSSLVALTLIPMMTSQFFKDGERSFESQNKIADFFSRTLDRLEASYSKKLDKALNKSGLIVFSAFLFFVITLPIFNFLGGEFFPRVDENAFTLQVNREPGVSLLELERSILQVESIIQQEIPEARIIVSDYGDKEGIEGADNPGGFTGTVRVELIPQDQRDRTQFEIASDIINKLSIVPGVDIQEIIQDPLSPDGENGLIVQIFGFDPEVKKELSDGVKEKITQIDGVLSAYSTADQGRPELRLIMDRERISLVGMTTNQVASAVSDAVQGNIATSFVDQGVEFEVKVELDPRQKAASTDLQDIQIQTAGGQWLPLSNLARIERYTGPTNVTRINQERVVEIMTELDGVDLKSATAEARTLLNDIEWPDGYRYALAGSAEEQAESFNFLLIAFAIAGILTYMVMASQFESLVEPFIIIFTIPLALSGVLIMLGITGTAISVTSMVGLILLSGIVVNNGIVMIDYIKILQSRGNSRHDAILKGATRRLRPILMTALTTILSMVPLALELGSGSETWSPMARTVIGGLTMSTILMLFVVPCIYKMINKGVENMGFESVNKIDPLEESKQVTV, encoded by the coding sequence ATGGGTGGCTTATCAAAATTAGCCGTACAGCGGCCTATAACCTTTTTAATGACCAGCCTGATTCTTATCGGGTTTGGGGTATTCGGAGTGCTTCAGCTGCGTCTGAATCTATATCCTGATGTATCGTTTCCAACCATCACTGTTTATACCAGTTATGAAGGGGTAGCCCCTGAAGATATGGAGACCCTAATCACTCGCCCTATTGAAGAGCAAGTAGGAAGTATTAGTGGTATACGTCGTGTTCGTTCACTTTCAAGCCAAGGGGCTTCCGTAGTAAAACTTAGTTTTAACTGGGGCATTGATCTCTATGAAGCTGAAAACGATGTTCGAAAACAACTTAGTTTTGTAAGTCGAGCTATCCCAAGGGATGCAGAAACACCGTTGGTATTTAGTTATGATCCCAACCAAGAACCTATTGTTGTTCTTGCGGTTACTTCCGATGCACGAAGTCCACGCGACTTAAGAACCTATGCCACTCAAATTCTTGAGCAACGCATCGAGCGTGTAAACGGCATCGCATCAGCAGAAACGTCGGGTGGATTAGAGCGTCAGATTAATGTGGTTATAGACAACGAAAAAATGCGTTTCTATAACTTAACTATTGCTCAGATTTCGAATAAACTTGCCGCTGAAAACATTCAAATTCCTGCTGGGCAGTTAACGGAAGGCAACACGGTTTACTCGCTTCGTACGATGGGTGAACTTAAAAGTGTAGAGCAGATTAAAAACACCATTGTTGCAGTTCGTGATGGCCAATCCCTATTCTTGCGAGATGTAGCTAAAGTAGAAGATGGAATCGCACAACCTATAGGCAACGTTAAGATTGATGGAAAAGACGGTGTGATCCTAAATGTTTACCGCCAAAGCGATGCCAATGTAGTAGTAGCTTCAGAAGCGATTATTGAAAGTTTAGATGAAATTAAGAAGAGTTTGCCTGCTGATGTTGAGGTAAAAATTCTTACCGATAAAGCTGAATTCATTAAGTCTTCGATTCAAAACTTATTGTTAACAGGTATTCAGGCTATTATTCTTGTTATCCTAATTCTGTTAGCCTTTTTAAGAAGTGGAAGATCGGCACTTATTATTGCCATTTCGATTCCAGTATCCATTATCACCACCTTTGCGGTGATGGACTTCGCAGAGTTAAGTTTAAACATCATTTCGCTTTCAGGTTTAACCCTTGCTGTTGGGCTTGTTGTGGATGATGCCGTTGTAGTACTGGAAAACATATTCCGATTTAGAGAAGAAGGTTATAACCGCAAAGACTCAGCCATAATGGGTGCCAAAGAGGTGGCTGTGCCAGTAGTTATTTCAACCTTAACTACCCTAGTTGTATTCCTACCTATTCTTTTTGTACCGGGCATTGCAGGCTTCCTATTCCGAGACCTTGCACTAACTATCTCATTCTCGCTTTCCGTTTCATCACTGGTTGCATTAACGCTTATTCCAATGATGACTTCGCAGTTTTTTAAAGACGGTGAGCGTTCATTCGAAAGCCAAAACAAAATCGCTGATTTTTTTAGCCGTACGCTAGATCGACTCGAAGCATCTTATTCCAAGAAACTCGACAAAGCACTTAACAAGAGTGGTTTAATAGTATTCTCAGCATTTCTATTCTTCGTGATTACACTACCTATATTTAATTTTCTAGGTGGTGAGTTCTTCCCACGTGTAGATGAGAATGCATTTACACTACAAGTTAACCGAGAGCCTGGGGTGAGTTTATTGGAGCTTGAGCGATCAATTCTTCAGGTAGAATCTATCATTCAACAAGAGATCCCTGAAGCACGCATCATCGTTTCTGACTATGGTGATAAAGAAGGTATTGAAGGAGCTGATAATCCTGGTGGCTTTACAGGTACTGTTCGTGTCGAGCTTATTCCACAGGATCAAAGAGATAGAACGCAGTTTGAGATTGCCAGCGATATCATCAACAAGCTAAGTATTGTTCCTGGTGTAGACATTCAAGAGATCATTCAAGATCCATTAAGCCCAGACGGTGAAAATGGATTAATCGTACAGATTTTTGGTTTTGATCCTGAAGTGAAAAAGGAACTTTCAGATGGAGTGAAGGAAAAAATAACTCAAATTGATGGTGTATTAAGCGCATATAGTACAGCTGATCAAGGTAGACCAGAACTGCGCCTTATTATGGATCGCGAACGTATTTCTTTGGTTGGTATGACCACCAATCAAGTTGCTAGTGCCGTAAGTGATGCTGTTCAGGGTAACATCGCTACCAGTTTCGTAGATCAAGGAGTTGAGTTCGAGGTCAAGGTAGAATTAGACCCGCGCCAAAAAGCTGCTTCTACAGACCTTCAAGACATTCAAATTCAAACCGCAGGTGGGCAATGGTTGCCTTTAAGTAACCTCGCGCGCATTGAGCGTTATACAGGTCCAACCAATGTAACTCGTATCAACCAAGAACGAGTAGTTGAAATTATGACTGAGCTAGACGGCGTTGATTTAAAATCAGCTACTGCTGAAGCTCGAACGCTTCTTAATGACATTGAGTGGCCTGATGGATACAGATACGCCTTAGCTGGTTCCGCTGAAGAACAAGCGGAGTCGTTCAACTTCTTACTTATCGCCTTCGCAATTGCAGGTATCTTAACCTACATGGTAATGGCCTCTCAGTTCGAAAGTTTAGTTGAGCCATTTATCATCATTTTTACCATTCCACTTGCACTGTCAGGTGTGTTAATCATGTTAGGCATTACTGGAACAGCTATTAGTGTAACCTCCATGGTTGGGTTGATACTGTTGTCTGGTATTGTGGTGAACAATGGTATTGTGATGATTGACTACATCAAGATTTTACAGTCGCGTGGTAATAGTCGCCATGATGCCATCTTGAAAGGTGCCACTCGTCGACTACGACCAATTTTAATGACCGCACTCACTACAATTCTCTCTATGGTGCCACTTGCCCTTGAACTTGGTTCAGGTTCTGAGACTTGGAGTCCTATGGCTAGAACCGTAATTGGTGGACTTACGATGTCTACCATCCTGATGCTTTTTGTGGTGCCTTGTATCTACAAAATGATCAATAAAGGGGTAGAGAATATGGGGTTTGAGTCGGTGAATAAGATTGATCCCCTTGAAGAATCAAAGCAAGTGACCGTTTAA